One window from the genome of Candidatus Hydrogenedentota bacterium encodes:
- a CDS encoding carbohydrate ABC transporter permease — protein sequence MSILTRLRTAVLHATLLAWLLAVVLPLAWVFMNSLRSSQEIFENPFGLPWLIAGSPHADNPAVPAPWDAARSNFASAWVKSHFSSFFFNSVIVTGASLAGVLTLSAMASYVLARFPFRGSRLLFLYFISGMMIPAQLVLVPLFFQFTEMSRFLTRFTVPFGYEVQLHDSLFGLTVLYIALSLPFTILVLTGFFKSLPGALREAAIMDGAGEYRVFWHVMLPLGKPGIVTAAIFNFLGLWNEYLFALVFVNASAKKTLPLGLASVSIQAQYKNDFGLMFAGLVIVMLPTLLVYMLLQRQLTRGITIGALKG from the coding sequence ATGTCCATACTAACCAGACTCCGCACCGCGGTCCTCCACGCCACGCTGCTGGCGTGGCTCCTGGCGGTTGTGCTGCCCCTGGCGTGGGTGTTCATGAATTCCCTGCGCAGTTCGCAGGAAATATTCGAGAATCCCTTTGGATTGCCGTGGTTGATTGCCGGTTCGCCCCACGCGGACAATCCCGCCGTTCCCGCCCCATGGGACGCGGCCCGGAGCAATTTCGCCTCGGCATGGGTCAAGTCGCATTTCAGCAGTTTCTTTTTCAACAGCGTCATCGTGACCGGCGCCTCGCTGGCCGGCGTACTGACCCTGTCGGCGATGGCTTCCTATGTTTTGGCCCGATTCCCGTTTCGCGGCAGCCGCCTGCTGTTCCTTTATTTCATCAGCGGCATGATGATCCCCGCGCAACTCGTGCTGGTGCCGTTGTTTTTCCAGTTCACGGAAATGTCGCGGTTCCTGACGCGCTTTACGGTCCCGTTCGGTTACGAAGTCCAGTTGCACGACTCCCTTTTCGGATTGACGGTTCTTTACATCGCGCTGAGCCTGCCCTTCACGATTCTCGTGCTCACCGGGTTCTTCAAGTCGCTGCCCGGCGCATTGCGCGAGGCGGCGATCATGGACGGCGCGGGCGAATACCGTGTTTTCTGGCATGTCATGTTGCCGCTCGGCAAGCCCGGCATCGTCACTGCGGCCATCTTCAATTTCCTCGGCCTTTGGAACGAGTATTTGTTTGCGTTGGTCTTCGTAAATGCCTCGGCGAAGAAGACCTTGCCGCTCGGCCTCGCCAGCGTGAGCATTCAGGCTCAGTACAAGAACGATTTCGGGTTGATGTTCGCGGGATTGGTGATCGTGATGCTGCCGACGCTGCTTGTCTACATGCTTCTGCAACGGCAGTTGACCCGCGGGATCACGATCGGCGCGCTGAAAGGGTAG
- a CDS encoding extracellular solute-binding protein, translating to MRIRAVMGAACLAFALCGCDALRRIPVGAGDMKIVEAAVFEGGYGIEWHRKVAGKYSEEHAGDHVRVELWGDPRVAEKIKPRLLRGDPPDLFLMLGLPVWMLIADGKLRDFNAALEKPAYGTATRWRDLFIPGTLDMFTSDGKVYALPSAFGAWACWYDARMFRRHGWTVPKTWREFDALCRAIRMAGVEPIAFQGKYPNYGWFTFVTLIQRCGGLAAINRINLFEPGAFSHPDVVHAARLTQEMARNHFQRGAMAMTHTESQLQFVNGHAAMIWCGIWLENEMKNSTPPGFEMRCFNVPAVEGGKGNPNLFNGMGAEWIFVPADARFPEEAQDFARYLVSPINAPDMGASIGVISPMRGATPRSAVSPALQSVLDMMDNAPGIFSVRADALFLEWTQEVMQPSLSALLRGESTPEQFCRRLDDGIAAACANPDAIIPPHVPYDPVRFGEQP from the coding sequence TCGTCGAAGCGGCGGTATTCGAGGGGGGATATGGAATCGAATGGCACCGGAAAGTCGCCGGGAAATACTCGGAAGAACATGCGGGCGACCACGTGCGGGTGGAACTTTGGGGCGATCCGCGGGTGGCGGAGAAGATCAAGCCGAGGCTGTTGCGGGGCGATCCGCCGGATCTCTTTCTCATGCTGGGGTTGCCGGTGTGGATGTTGATCGCGGACGGGAAATTGCGCGATTTCAACGCGGCGCTCGAAAAGCCCGCTTACGGAACCGCCACACGGTGGCGTGACCTGTTCATTCCGGGCACCCTGGATATGTTCACGAGCGATGGCAAGGTGTACGCGCTACCGAGCGCGTTCGGCGCGTGGGCCTGCTGGTACGACGCGCGCATGTTTCGCCGGCACGGCTGGACGGTCCCGAAGACGTGGCGCGAGTTCGACGCGCTTTGCCGCGCGATTCGGATGGCCGGGGTGGAACCGATTGCGTTTCAGGGGAAGTATCCGAACTACGGCTGGTTTACATTCGTCACGCTGATACAACGGTGCGGCGGGCTTGCCGCGATCAACCGGATCAACTTGTTCGAACCGGGGGCCTTCTCGCACCCGGACGTGGTGCACGCCGCGCGGCTCACACAGGAAATGGCCCGGAACCACTTTCAACGGGGCGCGATGGCCATGACGCACACGGAAAGCCAGCTTCAGTTCGTCAACGGTCATGCGGCGATGATCTGGTGCGGAATCTGGCTCGAAAACGAGATGAAAAACAGCACCCCGCCCGGTTTCGAGATGCGTTGTTTCAACGTGCCCGCCGTCGAGGGCGGCAAGGGCAACCCGAACCTCTTCAACGGCATGGGCGCAGAGTGGATCTTCGTCCCGGCCGATGCGCGATTTCCCGAGGAGGCACAGGATTTCGCGCGTTATCTGGTCTCGCCGATCAACGCGCCGGACATGGGCGCGAGCATCGGCGTCATCTCCCCGATGCGCGGCGCTACGCCCCGGTCGGCGGTCAGTCCGGCACTGCAATCGGTTCTCGATATGATGGACAACGCGCCGGGCATTTTTTCGGTGCGGGCCGACGCATTATTCCTCGAATGGACGCAGGAGGTTATGCAACCGTCGCTGTCGGCCCTGTTGCGCGGCGAATCCACGCCGGAACAGTTCTGCCGTCGGCTCGACGACGGCATCGCGGCGGCATGCGCCAATCCGGACGCGATCATTCCGCCCCATGTCCCTTACGACCCAGTCCGGTTCGGAGAACAGCCATGA
- a CDS encoding sugar ABC transporter permease, translating into MKKRGEQRIFIATFLAPALILFTVFVALPGVRALGYSLRRWDGLSTPVYVGLKNFATLFRDSELFLTALKHNLFLMAAGGSLTLLLALFFAAVLHRRVRGAALFRVAFFFPNVIASVAIALLWVLLYSTTNFGVINGLLFHLRDALAVIGIPWPAGWTLPFPFVDSKYVIYSIVPMMVWTATGFYMVLFLAAMENIPETFYEAATLDGASSFAQFRHITFPLIREVFTVGLVFLVIGSLKFFDAIWVMENQWPTKDSHVLATLLYQKVFTEYNVGYGSAVAVLLFVLVFFATLLTLRLSRREALEY; encoded by the coding sequence ATGAAAAAACGGGGAGAACAGCGCATCTTCATCGCAACGTTCCTCGCGCCGGCATTGATCCTGTTCACCGTCTTTGTGGCCCTACCGGGTGTGCGCGCGCTCGGATACAGCCTGCGCCGGTGGGACGGCCTCTCGACGCCGGTTTACGTCGGCCTGAAGAACTTCGCGACACTCTTCCGCGACAGTGAGTTATTTCTGACCGCGTTGAAACACAACCTCTTTCTTATGGCGGCGGGCGGTTCGTTGACCCTGCTGCTTGCGCTGTTCTTCGCCGCCGTGTTGCACCGGCGCGTGCGGGGCGCGGCGCTGTTTCGTGTGGCGTTCTTCTTCCCGAACGTGATTGCGTCGGTGGCCATCGCCTTGCTTTGGGTGCTCCTGTACAGCACGACGAATTTCGGCGTAATCAACGGCCTGCTGTTCCATCTGAGAGACGCGCTGGCGGTCATCGGCATTCCGTGGCCGGCGGGTTGGACGCTTCCCTTTCCCTTCGTGGACTCGAAATACGTCATTTACTCGATCGTGCCCATGATGGTCTGGACCGCGACCGGGTTTTACATGGTGCTGTTTCTGGCGGCAATGGAAAACATCCCGGAGACCTTCTACGAGGCGGCGACGCTCGATGGGGCGTCGTCCTTCGCCCAGTTCCGCCACATCACATTTCCCCTGATTCGCGAAGTGTTCACGGTCGGGCTTGTGTTTCTCGTGATCGGTTCGCTGAAGTTTTTCGATGCCATTTGGGTCATGGAAAACCAATGGCCGACGAAGGACTCGCATGTCCTCGCCACGCTGCTTTATCAGAAGGTGTTCACGGAATACAACGTGGGATACGGATCGGCCGTGGCTGTGTTGCTGTTCGTGCTGGTGTTTTTTGCGACGCTCTTGACGTTGCGCCTGTCGCGCAGGGAGGCGCTGGAATACTGA